A single Asterias rubens chromosome 13, eAstRub1.3, whole genome shotgun sequence DNA region contains:
- the LOC117298956 gene encoding laccase-5-like yields MASSRFALDTILKTSLMYFILLRVGVVCRTDAHECFRTCEWPPNPMICRYEFTVEWYYSMSTSCFDCPYNMTDCTRPHCIPINGVPRGIVTINRQFPGPSIQVCEFDTIEVKVNNEMINEESITIHWHGIHQRGTPYMDGVPLVTQCHIPYRSSFTYRFQAETFGTHFWHAHGMARSNGAVGSLVIRQAAPAEIHNRLYDYDLQEHVIIMQDWVNQLMIDRFTRIVYGDLELAPDSMLINGKGRYREFIDESSNQSVYTPREVFHVQRGNTYRFRTISNNLMDCLVEVSIDHHNLTIIASDGAPLQPVEAGAYGMSSGERFDFILDASAEIGKYWMRIKGRDCHGFEELALLVYEGAADQPDPPEVEQPYPSEVIVNPFNRKSSEYVKNIIDLSAAVNGTEQVPVPEADETHYMVLELELINNNDYNHPMYNPAFGVKGDLSTYKGVPSPQINRVSFKYPSSPLLTQYQDLSDFEMCSTESVLAYHQERCKNEHCVCTQVLHVELGKVVEIVLVDQGNFRNAHAMHIHGYRFQVVAQDTLGEETTLEEVKRLDRAGNITRRTHNVPHKDTVAPLSGGYVIVRFVADNPGWWLFHCHVSFHFTAGMTMVIRVGSDKDLPPVPRNFPRCGGDWHQDDIGSNVPIKPAPTPNSASYNGRYPMLSLAVAGCAVSTMIVMLA; encoded by the exons ATGGCGTCCTCACGCTTTGCGCTCGACACCATCTTGAAAACATCGTTGATGTACTTCATCCTGCTACGTGTTGGAGTTGTTTGTCGCACCGATG CTCACGAATGTTTCCGAACATGCGAGTGGCCACCGAACCCAATGATCTGCCGCTATGAGTTTACTGTGGAGTGGTATTACAGCATGTCCACGTCGTGTTTCGACTGTCCGTACAACATGACCGACTGCACTAGACCGCACTGTATACCCATTAATGGAGTGCCTCGTGGAATTGTCACAATCAACAGGCAGTTTCCCGGACCGAGTATTCAA GTTTGTGAGTTTGACACCATCGAGGTCAAAGTAAACAATGAAATGATCAACGAAGAAAGTATCACCATTCACTGGCACGGCATTCACCAACGAGGAACACCCTACATGGACGGTGTTCCGCTGGTCACACAATGTCACATACCCTATCGCTCGAGCTTCACCTACCGTTTCCAAGCCGAAACGTTCGGCACTCATTTCTGGCACGCACACGGGATGGCCCGGTCCAATGGTGCCGTGGGATCTCTTGTCATACGGCAAGCCGCTCCTGCCGAAATCCACAACCGGCTGTACGATTATGATTTGCAAGAACATGTCATAATAATGCAGGATTGGGTCAATCAATTGATGATTGATAGATTCACCAGGATTGTCTATGGGGACCTAGAGCTGGCGCCAGATTCTATGTTGATCAATGGAAAAG gtagaTACCGCGAATTCATTGACGAGTCTTCCAACCAGAGCGTCTATACGCCCCGAGAGGTATTCCACGTCCAGAGGGGCAATACATACAGATTTCGCACCATCAGCAATAACTTGATGGACTGCTTAGTGGAGGTGTCCATCGACCATCACAATCTGACCATCATCGCCAGCGATGGAGCTCCCCTTCAACCGGTGGAAGCCGGGGCGTACGGTATGTCAAGCGGGGAAAGATTTGACTTTATCTTAGACGCCAGTGCCGAGATCGGAAAGTACTGGATGCGGATTAAAGGGCGTGACTGCCACGGGTTTGAGGAACTGGCTCTTCTCGTCTATGAGGGGGCAGCGGACCAACCCGACCCACCGGAAGTAGAACAGCCTTATCCATCAGAAGTCATCGTGAATCCTTTCAATAGGAAGAGCTCTGAGTATGTAAAGAATATCATCGACTTAAGCGCAGCAG TGAACGGCACTGAGCAAGTTCCTGTTCCGGAGGCAGATGAaactcattacatggtgcttgaACTTGAACTGATCAACAATAACGACTACAACCATCCCATGTACAATCCAGCATTCGGGGTCAAAGGTGATCTTTCAACCTATAAAGGAGTCCCATCACCGCAGATAAATCGCGTTTCGTTTAAGTATCCATCATCGCCGCTTCTCACGCAGTACCAAGATTTGTCTGATTTTGAAATGTGCAGCACGGAGAGTGTGTTGGCGTATCATCAGGAACGCTGTAAGAATGAGCACTGTGTATGTACACAGGTTCTTCATGTCGAGCTTGGGAAG GTGGTTGAAATAGTACTTGTTGACCAGGGTAATTTCAGAAATGCTCATGCGATGCACATTCACGGCTATAGATTCCAAGTAGTTGCCCAAGACACGTTGGGAGAGGAGACGACACTTGAGGAGGTCAAGCGACTAGATAGAGCAG gtaACATCACACGCCGCACTCATAATGTACCCCATAAAGACACAGTCGCCCCGCTATCTGGTGGGTACGTCATTGTACGTTTCGTGGCAGATAACCCAGGATGGTGGCTGTTTCATTGCCATGTATCATTCCACTTCACG GCTGGCATGACGATGGTTATTCGAGTTGGTTCGGATAAAGACCTACCACCAGTTCCACGTAATTTCCCTCGATGTGGCGGTGACTGGCACCAAGATGATATCGGGTCCAATGTTCCTATTAAACCTGCCCCCACTCCGAATTCTGCTTCCTATAATGGAAGATACCCGATGTTGTCACTCGCTGTGGCAGGCTGTGCTGTGTCTACCATGATCGTGATGTTGGCTTAA